One window from the genome of Xenorhabdus bovienii SS-2004 encodes:
- the seqA gene encoding replication initiation negative regulator SeqA: protein MKTIEVDEDLYRFIASQTLHIGESASDILRRILKVDAGQPVQTTPPVRESVSVSKVPAARSRDVVRVVRELLLSDEYAEKKKSVERFMSILSTLYSLNSESFAKTTEAMHGRTRTYFAGSEQTLLASGKHTKPRHIPGTPFWVITNTNTGRKRSMVEHVMQDMKFPANVIEKVCGTI, encoded by the coding sequence ATGAAAACGATAGAAGTTGATGAAGACCTTTACCGCTTTATTGCAAGCCAAACCCTGCATATCGGTGAAAGTGCATCTGATATTTTGCGGCGCATATTGAAAGTGGACGCCGGGCAGCCAGTACAAACTACACCGCCTGTCAGAGAATCTGTCTCTGTCAGCAAAGTGCCGGCTGCACGCTCCCGTGATGTTGTTCGCGTTGTTCGTGAATTATTGCTTTCTGACGAGTATGCTGAAAAGAAAAAATCCGTTGAGCGTTTCATGTCGATTCTGTCCACTCTGTACAGCTTGAACAGCGAAAGCTTTGCGAAAACAACAGAAGCCATGCATGGTCGTACCCGTACCTATTTTGCGGGAAGTGAGCAGACCCTGCTGGCCAGTGGTAAACACACCAAGCCACGTCATATCCCCGGCACACCTTTCTGGGTTATCACTAATACCAATACCGGCCGTAAACGCAGCATGGTTGAACACGTTATGCAGGATATGAAATTTCCGGCAAATGTGATTGAAAAAGTGTGTGGCACTATTTAA
- the ybfF gene encoding esterase — protein MNSNNQLNYHFHTPENPQSSTPIVLIHGLFGDLSNLGILGRDLQQHYPVIQIDVRNHGISPQMENMNYRDMAQDVLSLLDELNVAKAIIIGHSMGGKIAMTMTAVAPERIEQIVVIDIAPVTYLTRHHDSIFSALNQVKEAGAQTRQAATEVMRKDIHEDGVIQFLLKSFRQGEWKFNLPVLRKEYEKIIGWEAIPAWPKPALFIRGGNSDYITEAYREDIMRQFPQATAWVIAGCGHWVHAEKPEAVLRAIHRFLAKK, from the coding sequence ATGAACTCAAATAATCAATTAAATTATCATTTTCACACGCCGGAAAACCCACAGTCATCAACCCCCATTGTCTTGATTCATGGGCTTTTTGGCGATTTGAGCAATTTAGGGATATTGGGGCGTGATTTGCAGCAACATTATCCGGTCATTCAGATTGATGTGCGTAACCACGGTATTTCTCCGCAGATGGAAAACATGAATTACCGCGATATGGCACAAGATGTTTTATCTCTCCTTGATGAACTGAATGTGGCAAAAGCCATTATTATCGGGCATTCAATGGGAGGTAAAATCGCTATGACCATGACGGCGGTTGCACCGGAGCGTATTGAACAAATCGTAGTTATCGATATAGCGCCAGTGACTTACCTGACTCGCCATCACGACAGCATTTTTTCTGCACTGAACCAAGTCAAAGAAGCAGGAGCTCAGACTCGGCAGGCCGCGACGGAAGTTATGCGGAAGGATATTCATGAGGATGGCGTGATTCAATTTCTGCTGAAATCCTTCCGTCAAGGAGAATGGAAATTCAACCTACCGGTTTTGCGCAAAGAATATGAAAAAATTATCGGCTGGGAAGCGATTCCTGCATGGCCCAAACCAGCGCTGTTTATTCGGGGCGGAAATTCGGATTACATTACTGAAGCCTACCGCGAAGATATCATGCGCCAATTTCCTCAGGCAACAGCATGGGTGATAGCGGGTTGCGGACATTGGGTGCATGCAGAAAAACCTGAAGCGGTACTCAGAGCAATTCATCGTTTTTTAGCAAAAAAATAA
- a CDS encoding PAAR domain-containing protein, producing the protein MSKGYFLTVSDKTTCGGEILTGTSSIKFYGRQAAIEGSTVTCGRYSGNYVIVGGVGSFLDKGTKLAGTLDSQSTCPCNASLICSIPDSYQK; encoded by the coding sequence TCAAAGGGATATTTTTTAACAGTCAGCGATAAAACAACTTGTGGTGGTGAAATCCTTACGGGAACCAGCAGCATTAAATTTTATGGACGGCAGGCTGCAATTGAAGGCTCCACAGTTACCTGTGGGAGATACTCAGGAAATTATGTCATTGTAGGAGGAGTGGGTTCTTTTTTAGATAAGGGGACGAAACTGGCAGGGACTTTGGATAGTCAAAGTACTTGTCCCTGTAATGCTAGTCTTATTTGTTCCATTCCTGATAGCTATCAGAAATAG